A genomic region of Bacillota bacterium contains the following coding sequences:
- a CDS encoding FAD:protein FMN transferase, giving the protein MFIRLSTYAMGCDFEVYAFGEEGLSLRVAAEAAVAEVERVEQLLSHYLPDSEVSYLNAHAAREAVRVHPEVFDLLERALHLSKETRGAFDVTVMPLLRCWGFFTGIGQVPDAQTIAEALQRVGASQIRLDPQQLTVSFLQDGVGIHLGAIGKGYGVDRAIEVLKEAGVPAAMVHGGHSSVRAYGAPADAGGWQINLPHPLYPERSQAHLLLRNRAISTSSATEQYFERGGRRYGHILDPRTGLPVENDLLCVSVLADEATVTDALSTAFFVLGENGIREYISAHPGVQAVILRQGAQQPEWVG; this is encoded by the coding sequence ATGTTCATTCGCCTGAGCACATACGCCATGGGCTGTGACTTCGAAGTGTATGCCTTTGGAGAAGAGGGGCTGTCTCTCCGCGTGGCAGCGGAAGCCGCTGTCGCGGAGGTCGAACGAGTCGAGCAGCTCCTCAGCCACTACCTCCCCGACAGCGAGGTCAGCTACCTCAACGCACACGCCGCTCGCGAGGCGGTCAGGGTGCATCCCGAAGTCTTTGATTTGCTGGAGCGAGCGCTACACCTCTCGAAAGAGACGCGGGGAGCTTTCGACGTGACCGTCATGCCGTTGCTGCGCTGCTGGGGTTTTTTCACCGGCATCGGTCAGGTGCCGGACGCCCAGACAATCGCTGAGGCATTGCAACGGGTCGGGGCGTCGCAGATACGACTGGACCCCCAGCAGCTAACGGTATCTTTCCTGCAGGATGGCGTCGGTATTCATCTGGGCGCTATCGGTAAAGGCTATGGGGTAGACCGCGCGATTGAAGTGCTGAAGGAAGCAGGTGTGCCGGCGGCGATGGTGCACGGCGGGCACAGCAGCGTACGGGCGTACGGAGCACCTGCCGACGCAGGAGGGTGGCAGATAAACCTGCCCCACCCTCTGTACCCTGAGCGTAGCCAGGCGCACCTGTTGTTGCGCAACCGGGCGATATCCACATCATCGGCAACCGAGCAGTACTTCGAGCGTGGTGGACGCCGGTATGGGCACATCCTGGACCCGCGCACGGGCTTGCCTGTGGAAAACGACCTGCTGTGTGTGAGTGTGCTGGCAGATGAGGCAACGGTAACCGACGCCCTTTCTACAGCCTTTTTCGTGCTGGGTGAGAACGGTATCCGCGAATACATTTCTGCCCATCCGGGGGTGCAGGCAGTTATCCTGCGGCAGGGGGCACAGCAACCGGAATGGGTAGGTTGA